One Lagenorhynchus albirostris chromosome 7, mLagAlb1.1, whole genome shotgun sequence genomic window, ACTGGTCGAACTCATTGCGATCCATGTCCCCCAGGAGTTCCACCTGGCTCAGCTGATCCAGGGCGTCGAAGCCGGGGTGCTCGGGAGGCGGGGAGAGCTGGCCCAGGTGGGCGTGGAGGTTGGAGTGGAGAGGAGGGTAGGCGGCTGGGGAGTAATAGGCAGGAGACGGGGGGCAGCCGGGCACGGTGGACATCATAGAGACGCCCGAGGACTGGCCGAGGGCCAGGGAGCCCAGGGGATGGCCGCAGTGGAGAGGGCTGGGGGCGTACTCCGGAGAGTAGGGGGGCCCGGGCAGATGGGGGATGCGGCGGGAATGCGCATGCTCCTCCTGGCACGGGGAGGAGAAGAAGCTCTGCTCCGGCTCTAGCACGTCCAGGGGCGACATCTCCGGCGGGGTGGGCAGCCCGTAGGGATAGGCGTCCACGCTGCCCGgggtgccgccgccgccgccgccgccaccgccggcCGGGCCCTCGTGGAAGCAGCCCCGCAGGCCGGGCAGCGCGGAGCCCGGGGAGTACTCACCCCTGTCCTCCTTCTCCCCCGGCGCCCCCCGGCCGCCGCCCCGCTTCTCGGGCAGGGCGTTCTGGTCGCGGGAGAGCGAGCTGAGCAGGAAGCCGGGGTCCACGCGCTTGCACAGGCGCTTGGCCTGCTTCTTCCTGCGCGGCCGGTACTTGTAGTTGGGATAGTCCTGCATGTGCtgcaggcgcagccgctccgcctCATCCACGTAGGGCCTCTTCTGGGACAGTGTCAGCGCCTTCCACGACTTTCCTGCTCACACAAGTCAGAGAAGACCGCGCTCAGCCTCTGCGCGGCTCCGGACGGCCCGTGCGCCTGTCTCCGACTCGGGCCTCGGAGCATCGCACGTGCACACGCCGGCCGCCTCGGTCCCCCGTCCCCCCCCCGCGGTCCCCCCTCCGCACAGGACGCACCGCACTCCTCGCATCCTCTGCCCAGCCCACGTCCTgcacgcacagtgaggccaaaccaACCTCTCCCGCTTGCACGCCCCAAGGCGCTCGTACCAACTAGGCACATAGTCACTGGCACCTCTCCTGTCAAAGCCACCAGATAACGCGAACATATCAACAGTGTGGGATTCTCGGTGAAAGGCCCAGCTGACCCAACGTCACTGACAGGACAAAAACATGTCACAACTACAACACTGATTTGGGCTGCCTTTACCCTTTGAGGGTCAGTGCTAATCATCTGTGCATTTTAGTGAAAACTCTGTCTTCCTCTATTATCGCTGCCCCATCAAGGAAGTGATGCTATAATATTTATTTGTGGCATAAATCTCATAGGCCTTCTTGTCAGGGAACTCAGGCTCAGTTAATAGTTTTACAGATGGACGTAAATTACAGGATCTCACTTAGGGCATCAGAGGATTATCCCTTACATATGAAGGTCAAATAGGACCCTACTGCAtgcaacacacacgcacacgcacacaagcTATGGCTTCCGGTTGTCTACTTAGGACCCTCTGACCATGGCAGGGGGCACCTGCTCAGCCACTGACTCCCTGTACAGAAGCAAGTCCCTTACCTTCCCCTGGTCTCTGTTTTCCTcactataaaaaatatattgcgATGTTATGCAAGTCAAAACTCTCTCCTGAAGAAGCATCGCACACGTGTATCCCACTGGTGCGAAAATGCTGGTTTCACATGTATTTTCTATTCATCCTTATTCACTTACGTTTTGTTTTGTGAACCGCTTTagtatctctttctctctcaaagtaCATTGCACATCCCTCCCACTGCAGGTTTTCCAAAGGCTGCTTCTGGACCCCTTAGATTGTTACCTCCTAGGGTGGGCTTGGGATTCTATAACTTGACAAGTTCTCCCATGACTCTACTGTATCCTGAAGTCTGAGACAAGCTAGCCCAGAGGGCAGGTCCCGCCACCAAGCCCTGGAAGGAAAGGGGCCACATCTCCCACCCAGAGCACTCTGCACAGCGCCGAGTCCAGAGCTGTGTACTGGCTGGCTATGTGTGCCGGGTCCACAGAGGGGGCTGGAGAGGGTAATTATTCAAGGCGTTCTCCTGTTGGGATGAAAGTTTATAACTATTCCGACAGACTTGTCAATTACTACAATTAGCTCTCACTTATAAAGGCAACTTGAAACGTGTCAGGAACTCCAGATTCGGGGTTGGCTATTAGTTTCCAGAGCGTGGCTGAGGCCACAGTCGTGGCAAGAGACCTAAGACCCAGATACACCCACACCCTGAGTATGGACTGAATATAAAATGTGACTCTAGTTTCTAAGTGCACCTGGATATTGTAGTATTCATAAAATAtaggttcattttttaaaaccactaaaTGTATAACTGTCTTTACATGCTTTCTCATTCATAACATAAAAAATACCAGTGCTACTGGGTGAAGTTTTTAATGTTAAAGATTGCAGAGCTAATCGTCAAAAAAGTCTGGGCTCTCACAATCAGCCCCTTCCCTTTCCTAAGTCAGAAAGGAAAGGGCTGGGCGAGATCATGGGCTTGGGGTGGAAATAGATCATCCTGCTGCTCCCCTAGTAGCAGGTGTAGAAAGTCCACATTTTTCAAAGCAACACCATGTTGGTTTCCTTTGCCTAGTGCCAGGGGCTGTGTGGTTAAGCAGGAAGGAATCAGTGTCTTTCCTGCAAAGTGCACTGTAACCTCTGGAAGCCTAAGTGCCAACTGCCCACAAGGATCAGCTCACAGGAAGCGTTTGTCACCCAAGTCCCTTTGCCTGTCCTCTCCCTGAGAGCAGGCAGCCCTAATCCTGCAAGGCTCCCCAGCTTGAGTTCTCCCATCCCTGGCCTGGGCCTGCTCTATCCTGGTCACAAGAGCTGTGCTTGGGCAAAAGGCATGGCACCTGGGCACaccaaaagaaaaacttttaggGGCCCAGAGACAAAAaaggtgttttcatttctttggaaacctgaagaaaaatgtaaactttttgcttgaagaaatgttttattattgtatatatt contains:
- the SOX7 gene encoding transcription factor SOX-7, translating into MASLLGAYPWPEGLECPALEAELSDGLSPPAAPRPPGDKGSESRIRRPMNAFMVWAKDERKRLAVQNPDLHNAELSKMLGKSWKALTLSQKRPYVDEAERLRLQHMQDYPNYKYRPRRKKQAKRLCKRVDPGFLLSSLSRDQNALPEKRGGGRGAPGEKEDRGEYSPGSALPGLRGCFHEGPAGGGGGGGGGTPGSVDAYPYGLPTPPEMSPLDVLEPEQSFFSSPCQEEHAHSRRIPHLPGPPYSPEYAPSPLHCGHPLGSLALGQSSGVSMMSTVPGCPPSPAYYSPAAYPPLHSNLHAHLGQLSPPPEHPGFDALDQLSQVELLGDMDRNEFDQYLNTPGHPDSAAGAGALSGQGPVSQVTPTGPTETSLISVLADATATYYNSYSVS